In one Heteronotia binoei isolate CCM8104 ecotype False Entrance Well chromosome 1, APGP_CSIRO_Hbin_v1, whole genome shotgun sequence genomic region, the following are encoded:
- the NPAS4 gene encoding neuronal PAS domain-containing protein 4: MYRSTKGASKARRDQINAEIRNLKDLLPIAEGDKLRLSYLHIMSLACIYTRKSIFFSKGTTSEGLEELLSPQDLEDFMQSLPGFLLAFTGEGKLIYVSENVAEHLGHSVVDLVAQGDSIYDIIDPADHFVMRNQLALPSPVDTSRLFRCHFNTSKTIRRQSAGNKLVLIRGRFHQPEAGSYWSTNPVFTAFCTPLDPKPRMSQNSLFLSSFESRHTKDLAIVDISESVIFHLGFEKSELLCKSWYSLVHPEDLTHASAQHYRLLGDTSETQAEMVLRLQTKDGLNWIWIYSLLRLENTEVPITCHSYIISDSEAWCLKQQLTTEETQVAYVLGSTPPFLEGLLSPGQLSSPDQVFTPMASTPTSSVAVPSFDFSAVGGTDCPSGFTETTSAGLPQEMVEPGNISSMEEAPGSTLSLLGKGPAFSYVIVPTGYEQSVRRDNPGSSSKDFVCTPPYTPHQGSAFLFATQESYTPSSAPAALPPVTAPAPSAAAAATTTAVTTTSSELFYTQEQCSALYEKLPPTPDSPGNGDCTVMTLPEIRGPLYIDVPMVPEGILTPEASPIKQTFFRYSEKEKNEIKLLAQQISSLAEAFSSIPSRQLAKNSQIAVDFSEPAATPEACLDFQLSKNWRSVDFSLLTCPEEDLLEEDALETLLQDLSTSLFEKGGTGMRCPHHQFCGGNVSSPMSLDNEDSSQGALAPSPSMDLPPEERCFLEELASYETAFETRASNSPCDGLDELYQLQSHMQEGFHEDGSKSDPSF, from the exons ATGTATCGGTCGACGAAGGGAGCCTCCAAGGCACGGCGAGACCAAATCAATGCGGAAATCAGGAATCTTAAGGACCTGTTGCCCATCGCTGAAGGGGATAAACTCCGGCTGTCATACCTGCACATCATGTCTTTGGCGTGTATCTACACTCGAAAATCCATCTTCTTCTCCAAAG gTACAACTTCAGAAGGCTTGGAGGAGTTGCTTTCTCCCCAAGACTTGGAGGATTTCATGCAGTCGCTTCCGGGCTTTCTTCTGGCATTCACTGGAGAGGGCAAACTCATCTATGTGTCAGAAAATGTTGCTGAGCATCTGGGGCACTCTGTG GTGGACTTGGTTGCCCAAGGGGACAGCATCTATGACATTATTGATCCAGCAGATCATTTTGTGATGAGGAACCAGCTGGCCTTGCCCTCTCCAGTAGATACCA GTCGACTCTTCCGTTGCCACTTTAACACTTCCAAGACTATCCGGCGGCAAAGTGCGGGAAACAAGCTAGTTCTTATCCGGGGGAGGTTCCACCAACCAGAAGCCGGGTCTTACTGGTCTACTAACCCTGTCTTCACTGCCTTTTGCACTCCTTTGGACCCCAAGCCCAGAATGAGTCAGAATTCACTCTTCCTGTCCTCGTTTGAGAGTCGCCACACAAAAGATTTGGCCATTGTGGACATATCTGAGAG TGTGATTTTCCACTTGGGCTTTGAGAAAAGCGAGCTTTTGTGCAAGTCGTGGTACAGCCTGGTCCACCCAGAAGATCTTACTCATGCTTCAGCCCAGCATTACCGACTGT TGGGTGACACAAGTGAAACCCAAGCTGAAATGGTGCTCCGGCTTCAAACTAAAGATGGGCTGAACTGGATATGGATCTACTCGCTGCTCCGCTTGGAGAATACGGAAGTCCCCATCACTTGCCACAGCTATATCATCAG TGATTCTGAAGCCTGGTGCCTCAAGCAACAGCTGACCACAGAAGAAACCCAAGTGGCTTATGTCCTTGGAAGCACCCCACCTTTCCTGGAAGGCCTTCTGTCTCCAgggcagctctccagccctgaccAAGTCTTCACACCCATGGCCAGCACCCCAACCAGTAGTGTCGCTGTACCGTCATTTGACTTTAGTGCTGTGGGTGGCACAGACTGCCCATCAGGATTCACAGAGACAACCTCTGCTGGACTGCCTCAAGAGATGGTGGAGCCCGGAAATATCTCCTCCATGGAGGAGGCCCCCGGCTCCACGCTCAGCCTTCTTGGTAAAGGCCCGGCGTTCAGCTATGTGATTGTACCAACAGGCTATGAGCAGAGTGTAAGGAGGGACAACCCTGGAAGCTCCTCCAAAGACTTTGTCTGCACCCCGCCCTATACACCCCACCAAGGCTCTGCCTTCCTCTTTGCAACCCAGGAGTCTTACACCCCAAGCTCCGCCCCAGCAGCTTTGCCTCCGGTGACTGCTCCCGCTCCATCTGCTGCCGCTGCCGCCACAACCACTGctgtcaccaccacctcctctgagCTGTTCTACACCCAGGAACAATGCAGTGCTCTCTATGAGAAGTTACCGCCTACCCCGGACAGCCCTGGTAATGGGGACTGTACCGTCATGACCCTGCCCGAGATCAGAGGTCCCCTCTATATCGACGTGCCCATGGTGCCTGAGGGGATCCTGACTCCGGAGGCCTCACCCATCAAACAGACTTTCTTCAGATATTCTGAAAAAGAGAAGAATGAGATCAAACTACTGGCCCAGCAGATCAGCAGCCTGGCCGAAGCTTTCAGCTCCATCCCTTCAAGACAGCTGGCCAAGAACAGCCAGATCGCTGTTGATTTCTCTGAGCCAGCTGCCACCCCTGAAGCATGCCTGGACTTCCAGCTTTCAAAGAATTGGAGGAGCGTTGACTTCTCCTTGTTGACCTGCCCAGAGGAAGATCTCCTGGAAGAGGATGCTCTCGAGACCCTTCTCCAAGACCTGTCCACCTCTCTGTTCGAGAAAGGTGGCACAGGTATGAGGTGCCCTCACCACCAGTTCTGCGGTGGGAATGTCAGTAGTCCAATGAGCTTGGACAATGAAGACAGTAGCCAAGGAGCCTTGGCTCCCTCGCCCAGCATGGACCTGCCTCCAGAAGAGCGATGCTTTTTGGAAGAACTGGCCTCCTATGAAACAGCCTTTGAGACACGTGCCTCAAACTCTCCCTGTGATGGGTTAGATGAGTTGTATCAACTCCAGAGCCACATGCAAGAAGGCTTCCATGAAG ATGGAAGCAAAAGTGACCCTTCGTTTTGA